DNA sequence from the Bacteroidales bacterium WCE2008 genome:
CGAGAAGAAGGACAACCTTTACATCAATGCCCACGGTACCGGAACCCACCTCAACGACGTAGCTGAGACTACAGCCTACAAGATCGCCCTCGGCGACTTCGCATACAAGGCCCATATCAGCTCTATCAAGTCGATGACCGGTCACATGTTCGGAGCCGCAGGCGCAGCAGAAGCTATCGCGACTGTGCTTGCCCTCAAGAACGGAATCATTCCTCCGACAATCAACCTCGACTGCCCGGATCCGGAATGCGACCTCGACTACACTCCTAACAAGGCCCTCAAGAGCGACATTACCCTCGGTATCTCCGACTCCCTCGGATTCGGCGGTCACGACGCATGTATCGCCTTCAGACCTTACAAGGACTAAATATAGAACGGACTAAAACCAAACCAAGATGAACAAAGAAGAAATCAAGCAGTTCCTGCCGCACAGAGAGCCGATGCTTCTCGTTGAAGAGTGCGATATGGACGAGAACGGCGTAGGACACGCCAAATACCGCATCAAGGAAGACGAGTTCTTCACAAGAGGGCACTTCCCTGGCAACCCTATCGTACCTGGAGTTATCCAGTGCGAGATCATGGCCCAGAGTTGCGCCGTCCTCGTCAAGGACGACATCCCGGGGCACATCACCCTCTATGCCGGAATCGACAAGGTACGTTTCAAGAACGTAGTAAAGCCAGGCGACCTCTGCGAGATTACCTGCCAGCTCCTTGAGAAGAGAGCCAATCTCTACTTCTGCAGCGCCAAGCTCGAAGTCGGAGGAAAGCTCTGCTGCAAAGGCGAAATCACTTTCGCTCTTGTACCTATCCAGCAGTAAACTGCATGTTCATATAATTGCCGGCAGCCTGAAAAGGCCGCCGGCTTTTTGTTATCCAAAATATTCGTATCTTTGCAGTCTGTATTGCATCTTTTATCAGAGAAATGACAAGGTACAAGATAATCGAAGCGGCAGACAGACGCGACATACGCAGATTCGTCCGGTTCCCCGACGACCTGTACAGAAATTGCGGACAATATGTCCCACCGCTTCACAAAGACCAGATAAACTCTCTGACGAAAGTATCGACGCTAAGCTACTGCAAAAGGAAAATGTGGCTGGCTCTAGACGGGAAAAAGATTGTCGGCAGGATATGTGCCATGGTCAATCCCCGTTACAACGAGCTCTACGGCAAGAAACGAGCCCGATTTGGCTGGTTCGACACCGTCAATGACATTGAAGTAGCGAGACTTCTGCTGGAGACAGCCGAAGACTGGGCAAGGCAGCAGGGAATGACGGAGATCCACGGTCCCC
Encoded proteins:
- a CDS encoding 3-hydroxyacyl-[acyl-carrier-protein] dehydratase, producing the protein MNKEEIKQFLPHREPMLLVEECDMDENGVGHAKYRIKEDEFFTRGHFPGNPIVPGVIQCEIMAQSCAVLVKDDIPGHITLYAGIDKVRFKNVVKPGDLCEITCQLLEKRANLYFCSAKLEVGGKLCCKGEITFALVPIQQ